Proteins co-encoded in one Candidatus Krumholzibacteriota bacterium genomic window:
- a CDS encoding O-antigen ligase family protein, whose amino-acid sequence MNAPAPDGPVRRGRLLLWAAAALAVAVAAWLLLPAGLVRLAVLAALAFPAAAALVDRPRWIFAILVVILFSNIDIFFSIRVFRLVLAFLLAAFVLSMVRGRRIVVHDALFTALAAAFLVTVFQSLAVAREIAPALDRFGRFAKVLLNVAIVAQFTRTREEFLDFLLVLVAGVAINNFLPLVVAPPTEYQTTSLLWTEGVFRYEGFALEPNEFAMLQIFTIPLLIFLAVRYRRPWFARPLFVLLVAGSVLAIALSFSRGGFVSLVFLAFCLVVVERRNRWVAAAGVTLVAAAAILAPAVYWSRITSLVEAFTHLDEDFAVASRIMTMKTAIALGLRNPLFGVGIDNFILHASRYVPFGLVVHNAPLQVFAECGLPALGLLVAIVVCNLRAARRLAREADADGRLLGRMLLVQQLAVLFNAMFLPVAFEITFWIALALPTIALAAWRRPASAAPDPAGA is encoded by the coding sequence GTGAACGCGCCGGCACCTGACGGCCCGGTGCGCAGGGGGCGCCTCCTCCTGTGGGCGGCGGCGGCCCTCGCCGTGGCCGTCGCCGCGTGGCTCCTCCTCCCCGCCGGGCTCGTCCGGCTCGCCGTGCTCGCCGCGCTCGCCTTTCCCGCGGCGGCCGCCCTCGTCGACCGCCCGCGGTGGATCTTCGCGATCCTCGTCGTCATCCTCTTTTCCAACATCGACATCTTCTTCTCGATCCGCGTCTTCCGTCTCGTCCTGGCCTTCCTGCTCGCCGCCTTCGTCCTCTCGATGGTTCGCGGCCGCAGGATCGTCGTGCACGACGCGCTTTTCACGGCCCTCGCCGCGGCCTTTCTCGTCACCGTCTTCCAGTCGCTCGCCGTCGCGCGCGAGATCGCACCGGCGCTCGACCGCTTCGGGCGGTTCGCCAAGGTCCTCCTCAACGTCGCCATCGTCGCCCAGTTCACCAGGACGCGAGAGGAGTTTCTCGACTTCCTGCTCGTCCTCGTCGCGGGGGTCGCGATCAACAATTTCCTGCCCCTGGTCGTCGCACCGCCCACCGAGTACCAGACCACGTCGCTCCTCTGGACCGAGGGGGTCTTCCGGTACGAGGGCTTCGCGCTCGAGCCGAACGAGTTCGCCATGCTGCAGATCTTCACGATCCCGCTCCTGATCTTCCTCGCGGTGCGGTACCGGCGGCCGTGGTTCGCGCGGCCCCTCTTCGTCCTGCTCGTCGCGGGAAGCGTCCTGGCGATCGCCCTGTCCTTCTCGCGCGGCGGCTTCGTCTCGCTCGTCTTCCTCGCGTTCTGCCTGGTCGTCGTCGAGCGGCGCAACCGGTGGGTCGCCGCGGCCGGCGTGACGCTCGTCGCCGCGGCGGCGATCCTCGCCCCGGCCGTCTACTGGAGCCGGATCACGTCACTCGTCGAGGCCTTCACGCATCTCGACGAGGATTTCGCCGTGGCGAGCCGGATCATGACGATGAAGACGGCGATCGCCCTCGGCCTGCGGAATCCCCTCTTCGGCGTGGGGATCGACAACTTCATCCTCCACGCCTCCCGCTACGTCCCCTTCGGGCTCGTCGTGCACAACGCGCCCCTCCAGGTCTTCGCCGAGTGCGGCCTCCCCGCCCTCGGGCTGCTCGTCGCCATCGTCGTCTGCAACCTGCGCGCCGCGCGGCGCCTCGCGCGCGAGGCCGACGCCGACGGCAGGCTCCTCGGGCGGATGCTCCTCGTGCAGCAGCTTGCCGTCCTCTTCAACGCGATGTTTTTGCCGGTGGCCTTCGAGATCACCTTTTGGATCGCCCTCGCCCTGCCAACGATCGCGCTCGCCGCGTGGCGGCGACCCGCGTCCGCTGCCCCGGACCCGGCCGGCGCCTGA
- a CDS encoding Lrp/AsnC ligand binding domain-containing protein, translating into MRATAYVLISIAAGAARAVYGTLTKMDPVQKVDAVSGPYDMIAIVDGPTFNDIGRFVLEEIQAIPGIIDTITCNVIFLEN; encoded by the coding sequence ATGCGCGCCACGGCATACGTCCTGATCAGCATCGCGGCCGGCGCGGCACGCGCCGTCTACGGCACCCTGACGAAGATGGACCCCGTCCAGAAGGTCGATGCCGTCTCCGGTCCCTACGACATGATCGCGATCGTCGACGGCCCCACCTTCAACGACATCGGCCGGTTCGTCCTGGAGGAGATCCAGGCGATCCCCGGCATCATCGACACGATCACCTGCAACGTGATCTTCCTCGAGAACTAG
- a CDS encoding tetratricopeptide repeat protein: protein MTLIVLFTAAWLALSLAASVFWTGSLWGLAGWGTVSFTWGTILAIVVFVYALVRRRAAGGTDVPEAPSRLERAVPWLAPAAFLLIAWLLHARHDLVGESGAVSRAIAGGALFTKAAPLATLVYAAVYRFMNEVFLRTAAGTGTVLSIAAGLLYTVLAFRAAAFARRDLAGKAVFFASGWVAFFFGVPGSGALAMTAALLFLVAALAAFRGRHPVWAGLALVIAIGVHTSLACLVPAYLWLLARATREGRREEANVAGAAATVFLAVLLVSLVLATGSTGPVGALVSTVGSLSRASAGEILRDGANALLAGGPVTALALLLLVAGGRRRDSGLGAFAFWLVVPATAAVLLAGSRVQAGLRWEIAAATAPVFAVAALVLLGERLPGRRAMRAACLVVGALGLFHLVPILAAGVSEPVATARLRSLPLEAGRAETILGYRSLERHRWKEASERFAVAVEADSLNVIARWGYADAAIANEDFVEAIGQLDRALRIVPDNFEVRRRLAEAYVSQRWYEEAVREFERLVAERPLDAGLWLRLGYARNRAGEYEAAAIAYERAMQIDPADEAGRDGVVSAWVNEGTRRQQEGDVKTARMYYERAIDMNPRVWQAYNNLAVLEAESGDREGALATLRRGAGMSPHSPDIHLNLGLALEEAGLLEEALEHVYRARQLSPMTPGYDEVIARIEKRLEKERR from the coding sequence ATGACCTTGATCGTTCTGTTCACGGCCGCATGGCTCGCCCTCTCGCTCGCCGCCTCCGTTTTCTGGACCGGCTCCCTCTGGGGACTGGCCGGCTGGGGCACGGTCTCGTTCACCTGGGGGACGATCCTCGCCATCGTCGTCTTCGTCTACGCGCTCGTCCGGCGCCGCGCGGCCGGTGGAACCGACGTGCCGGAGGCGCCCTCGCGCCTCGAGCGGGCCGTGCCGTGGCTCGCGCCCGCGGCATTCCTTCTCATCGCCTGGCTCCTGCATGCGCGGCACGACCTCGTCGGCGAATCCGGGGCCGTCTCCCGCGCGATCGCGGGCGGCGCGCTCTTCACGAAGGCGGCGCCCCTCGCCACGCTCGTCTACGCGGCCGTCTACCGGTTCATGAACGAGGTCTTCCTCCGCACCGCCGCCGGAACGGGGACGGTGCTCTCGATCGCGGCCGGGCTCCTCTACACGGTCCTCGCGTTCAGGGCGGCGGCCTTCGCACGGCGCGATCTCGCGGGAAAGGCCGTTTTCTTCGCGAGCGGCTGGGTCGCGTTCTTCTTCGGCGTCCCCGGCTCGGGCGCCCTCGCGATGACGGCCGCGCTCCTCTTCCTCGTCGCCGCGCTCGCCGCCTTCCGGGGACGGCACCCCGTGTGGGCGGGCCTCGCGCTCGTCATTGCGATCGGCGTGCACACCTCCCTCGCCTGCCTCGTCCCGGCCTACCTCTGGCTCCTCGCCCGCGCGACGCGCGAGGGCAGGCGCGAGGAGGCGAACGTGGCCGGGGCGGCCGCGACCGTGTTCCTCGCCGTCCTGCTCGTCTCCCTCGTCCTCGCAACGGGGAGCACGGGACCGGTCGGCGCCCTCGTCTCGACGGTCGGCTCCCTCTCCCGCGCCTCGGCCGGCGAGATCCTCCGCGACGGGGCGAACGCGCTCCTCGCCGGCGGGCCCGTGACGGCGCTCGCCCTCCTCCTGCTCGTCGCGGGCGGGCGGAGACGCGACTCGGGTCTCGGCGCCTTCGCATTCTGGCTCGTCGTGCCGGCGACGGCCGCCGTCCTGCTCGCCGGATCGCGCGTCCAGGCGGGTTTGCGGTGGGAGATCGCCGCGGCCACGGCCCCCGTCTTCGCCGTCGCCGCGCTCGTTCTCCTCGGCGAGCGGCTCCCCGGCCGGCGCGCCATGCGCGCCGCCTGCCTCGTCGTCGGGGCGCTCGGCCTCTTCCACCTCGTGCCGATCCTCGCCGCGGGGGTCTCCGAGCCGGTCGCCACCGCCCGGCTCCGCTCGCTTCCCCTCGAGGCGGGCCGCGCCGAGACGATCCTCGGCTACCGCTCGCTCGAGCGGCACCGCTGGAAGGAGGCCTCCGAACGCTTCGCCGTCGCCGTCGAGGCGGACAGCCTCAACGTCATCGCGCGCTGGGGCTACGCCGACGCGGCGATCGCGAACGAGGACTTCGTCGAGGCGATCGGCCAACTCGACCGGGCCCTCCGGATCGTGCCGGACAATTTCGAGGTGCGGCGGCGCCTCGCCGAGGCCTACGTATCGCAGCGCTGGTACGAGGAGGCGGTGCGCGAGTTCGAGCGGCTCGTCGCCGAGCGCCCCCTCGACGCCGGGCTCTGGCTCCGGCTCGGCTACGCGCGCAACCGCGCGGGCGAGTACGAGGCGGCGGCGATCGCCTACGAACGGGCGATGCAGATCGATCCCGCCGACGAGGCGGGCAGGGACGGCGTCGTGTCGGCCTGGGTCAACGAGGGGACGCGGCGGCAGCAGGAGGGCGATGTCAAGACGGCGCGGATGTACTACGAGCGGGCGATCGACATGAACCCCCGCGTCTGGCAGGCCTACAACAACCTCGCCGTCCTCGAGGCCGAGTCCGGCGACCGCGAGGGGGCCCTCGCCACCCTCCGGCGGGGCGCCGGGATGAGCCCGCACTCGCCCGACATCCACCTCAACCTCGGCCTCGCCCTCGAGGAGGCGGGCCTGCTCGAGGAGGCCCTCGAGCACGTCTACCGCGCGCGCCAGCTCTCCCCGATGACGCCGGGGTACGACGAGGTCATCGCCCGGATCGAGAAGCGACTGGAAAAGGAACGACGATAG
- a CDS encoding Na/Pi cotransporter family protein, which translates to MHYDIYFQLLGGLGFFLFGIKFMSEALRKVSSERLKNILAHLTKRRVVALLVGAGLTALIQSSSAMTVMVVGFVNASLLTLRQAIPVILGANIGTTFTAWIVSFFAIFKITTYALPAVGIGFILMTVSKNTRSRQWGEVLFGFGVLFVGIGFMKDAFMPLESSEKILKVMVTFSRYPILGVLVGTIITMVLQSSSATIALVQLLAFRGLIDFPSAIPLILGDNIGTTITAQIARIGGTTGAKRVAWAHTLFNVIGVAYMLVFVQLGLYHRAIEAIVPGLVTSNNIMLHIALSHSIFNCFNAALFLPLSGWLQRLVERVVKRKGDELLSAEPRYLEPRLLETPPLALEQSKKEILRMLHIADSALGDAMKLFFDGAIELERKVHRKEDAVDNLQAEITRYLINISMEGLEREEAEMIPVFIHTVNDIERISDQSENIVELGLRLHGQKLPLTASAVAEMKRMADVAHDMLNDVALGLQRNDADLASHALEHEDRLNRMQITLRQNHVDRLGDGTCNMLSGLVFLDFVDCVEKIGDHLANVAQSLISGLRWEAPEHEEPDVESILEAE; encoded by the coding sequence ATGCATTACGATATCTACTTCCAGCTCCTCGGTGGGCTGGGCTTTTTCCTCTTCGGCATCAAGTTCATGTCCGAGGCCCTGCGGAAGGTCTCGAGCGAGCGGCTCAAGAACATCCTCGCGCATCTCACCAAACGCCGGGTCGTCGCCCTCCTCGTGGGCGCGGGGCTCACCGCACTGATCCAGAGCTCGAGCGCGATGACCGTCATGGTCGTCGGATTCGTCAATGCCTCGCTCCTCACCCTTCGCCAGGCGATCCCCGTCATCCTCGGCGCCAACATCGGCACCACCTTCACCGCCTGGATCGTCTCCTTCTTCGCGATCTTCAAGATCACCACCTACGCCCTCCCCGCCGTCGGCATCGGCTTCATCCTGATGACCGTCTCGAAGAACACGCGGTCGCGCCAGTGGGGCGAGGTCCTCTTCGGCTTCGGGGTCCTCTTCGTCGGGATCGGGTTCATGAAGGACGCCTTCATGCCCCTCGAGAGCAGCGAGAAGATCCTCAAGGTCATGGTGACCTTCAGCCGCTACCCGATCCTCGGCGTGCTCGTCGGCACGATCATCACGATGGTCCTGCAGAGCAGCTCGGCAACGATCGCCCTCGTCCAGCTCCTCGCGTTCCGCGGCCTGATCGACTTCCCCTCGGCGATCCCCCTGATCCTCGGCGACAACATCGGCACGACGATCACCGCCCAGATCGCCCGGATCGGCGGCACCACCGGGGCCAAGCGCGTGGCCTGGGCGCACACGCTCTTCAACGTGATCGGCGTGGCGTACATGCTCGTCTTCGTCCAGCTCGGACTCTATCACCGGGCGATCGAGGCGATCGTCCCCGGCCTGGTGACCAGCAACAACATCATGCTGCACATCGCCCTCTCGCACTCGATCTTCAACTGCTTCAACGCAGCCCTCTTCCTGCCGCTCAGCGGATGGCTCCAGCGCCTCGTCGAGCGGGTCGTGAAGCGGAAGGGGGACGAGCTCCTCTCCGCAGAGCCGCGCTACCTCGAGCCGCGGCTCCTCGAGACGCCCCCGCTGGCCCTCGAGCAGAGCAAGAAGGAGATCCTCCGCATGCTCCACATCGCCGACTCCGCGCTCGGCGACGCGATGAAGCTCTTCTTCGACGGCGCGATCGAGCTCGAGCGCAAGGTCCACCGCAAGGAGGACGCCGTCGACAACCTCCAGGCAGAGATCACGCGCTACCTGATCAACATCTCGATGGAGGGGCTCGAGCGCGAAGAGGCCGAGATGATCCCCGTCTTCATCCACACGGTCAACGACATCGAGCGGATCAGCGACCAGTCGGAGAACATCGTCGAGCTCGGTTTGCGCCTCCACGGCCAGAAGCTGCCGCTCACCGCGAGCGCCGTCGCCGAGATGAAGCGGATGGCCGACGTGGCCCACGACATGCTCAACGACGTCGCCCTCGGCCTCCAGCGGAACGACGCCGACCTCGCCTCCCACGCCCTCGAACACGAGGACCGGCTCAACCGCATGCAGATCACCCTCCGCCAGAACCACGTCGACCGGCTGGGCGACGGCACGTGCAACATGCTCTCGGGCCTCGTCTTCCTCGATTTCGTGGATTGTGTCGAGAAGATCGGCGATCACCTGGCCAACGTCGCGCAGAGCCTCATCAGCGGTCTCCGGTGGGAAGCGCCGGAGCACGAGGAGCCCGACGTCGAGTCGATCCTCGAGGCGGAATGA